Proteins encoded together in one Lathyrus oleraceus cultivar Zhongwan6 chromosome 5, CAAS_Psat_ZW6_1.0, whole genome shotgun sequence window:
- the LOC127082996 gene encoding beta-fructofuranosidase, soluble isoenzyme I produces MKPNISNTLHTPLLKSNQKTSYLIFVTFGSIVFLMSMLALIIINQTQDLAREVAQGVSPKSNSYDWTDAMFSWQRTAFHFQPQKNWMNDPDGPLFHMGWYHLFYQYNPDSAIWGNITWGHAVSKDMIHWFYLPIAMEPDKWFDINGVWTGSATLLPSGEIIMLYTGDTNNYVQVQNLAYPANLSDPLLLDWVKYAYNPVIEPPPGIGLKNFRDPTTAWIGPDKKWRVLIGSKKGKTGLSFVYKTTNFTYFELNDNYLHAVPGTGMWECVDFYPISINGANGLDTSVNGPEVKHVLKASLNDKKVDCYAIGTYLIENDTWVPDNPNEDVGIGLLLDYGRYYASKTFYDQVKKRRILYGWINETDTASDDLKKGWASLQTIPRTVLFDKKTRSSLVLWPIEEIESLRISSDEYEGVLITPGSVVPLNITQATQLDIFAEFEIESLTSEANISNDNIDCGKGAFERSAFGPFGIIAIADDTLSEQTPVYFSLSNTSIDCSTTFFCVDETRSSKASEVKKPVYGSKVPVFSDEKLSMRVLVDHSIIESFAQGGRRVISSRVYPTEAIYGAARLFLFNNATNINIKVSIKIWHLNSAFIAPFPFDQNQ; encoded by the exons ATGAAGCCTAATATTTCCAATACTCTACACACTCCATTGCTGAAAAGTAATCAAAAAACATCATACCTTATCTTTGTCACATTTGGTTCCATAGTATTCCTAATGTCAATGCTTGCACTTATCATCATAaaccaaacccaagatttggcTAGAGAGGTTGCTCAAGGGGTTTCACCTAAGTCAAATTCATATGATTGGACAGATGCTATGTTTTCTTGGCAAAGAACAGCTTTTCATTTTCAACCTCAAAAGAATTGGATGAATG ACCCCGACG GTCCATTATTTCACATGGGATGGTACCATTTATTTTACCAATACAATCCAGATTCAGCCATTTGGGGCAACATTACATGGGGTCATGCTGTATCAAAGGACATGATCCATTGGTTCTACCTTCCCATTGCTATGGAACCCGACAAGTGGTTCGATATAAACGGTGTATGGACCGGATCCGCCACACTTCTCCCAAGTGGCGAAATCATAATGCTTTACACGGGCGATACCAATAACTACGTGCAAGTTCAAAATCTTGCTTATCCCGCCAACTTATCAGATCCACTTCTTCTTGACTGGGTTAAGTACGCTTATAACCCAGTCATTGAACCCCCACCTGGCATTGGGTTGAAGAATTTTCGCGATCCAACCACAGCTTGGATCGGGCCCGATAAAAAATGGAGGGTTTTAATTGGGTCGAAGAAAGGAAAAACAGGTCTGTCGTTTGTTTACAAAACGACAAATTTTACATATTTTGAACTCAACGATAACTACTTACACGCAGTCCCAGGTACAGGTATGTGGGAATGTGTGGACTTTTACCCAATTTCAATAAACGGGGCGAATGGTTTGGACACATCGGTAAATGGACCCGAAGTTAAGCATGTACTAAAGGCTAGTTTGAATGACAAAAAAGTTGATTGTTATGCAATTGGAACTTATTTAATTGAAAATGATACATGGGTGCCTGATAACCCTAATGAGGATGTAGGTATTGGGCTTCTTTTGGACTATGGAAGATACTATGCTTCAAAAACTTTTTATGATCAAGTGAAAAAAAGAAGGATTTTGTATGGTTGGATTAATGAAACTGATACTGCAAGTGATGATTTGAAAAAAGGTTGGGCATCACTTCAG ACAATTCCAAGAACGGTGTTGTTTGACAAGAAGACTAGAAGTAGTTTGGTTCTATGGCCAATAGAAGAAATAGAGAGTTTAAGAATAAGCAGTGATGAATATGAAGGAGTACTAATTACACCTGGCTCTGTTGTTCCATTGAACATTACTCAAGCAACACAG TTGGATATATTTGCTGAATTTGAGATTGAGTCATTGACATCAGAAGCAAATATCAGCAATGATAACATAGATTGTGGAAAAGGTGCTTTTGAAAGAAGTGCTTTTGGACCATTTGGAATTATAGCTATTGCAGATGACACACTTTCTGAACAAACTCCCGTCTATTTTAGCCTCTCTAATACTAGCATTGATTGTTCAACCACTTTCTTCTGTGTTGATGAAACAAG ATCATCCAAGGCTTCTGAGGTTAAAAAACCAGTTTATGGTAGCAAAGTTCCAGTTTTCAGTGATGAGAAATTGTCCATGAGAGTATTG GTTGACCATTCGATAATTGAGAGCTTTGCTCAAGGAGGAAGAAGAGTGATCTCAAGTAGAGTTTATCCAACAGAAGCAATATATGGAGCTGCAAGATTGTTTCTATTCAACAATGCAACTAACATTAACATCAAAGTTTCTATCAAGATTTGGCATTTGAATTCGGCTTTTATAGCTCCATTTCCCTTTGATCAAAATCAATGA
- the LOC127086038 gene encoding probable trehalose-phosphate phosphatase F, which yields MELKANHTSLLAETATLTRTRSRLGTPSTLSCSPTGGSTFLHGPSLTIPRKKNGVLDDVRSNGWLDAMRSSSPTHKKISMDVGHGVASSEADAAYLTWLLEFPSALSSFEQITNCAKGKKIALFLDYDGTLSPIVDNPDRAYMSDKMRAAVKSVAEYFPTAIISGRSREKVHEFVGLTELHYAGSHGMDIIGPLRESVSDNHPNCIRSTDKKGKEVNLFQPAADFLPMIDEVRMLLVECIRDIKGAKIENNKFCVSVHYRNVDEENWDLVAQRVYDIMKDYPHLRLTHGRKVLEVRPVIDWDKGKAVTFLLESLGLNDDDDVLAIYIGDDRTDEDAFKVLSEVNKGFGILVSSAPKESNAVYSLCDPSEVMEFLKSLVAWKSNSLE from the exons ATGGAACTGAAGGCAAATCATACATCTCTCCTTGCTGAAACTGCAACGTTAACGAGGACAAGGTCAAGGCTCGGCACGCCTTCGACTCTGTCTTGCTCTCCTACAGGGGGTTCCACTTTTCTCCATGGTCCGTCCCTAACTATTCCGAGGAAGAAGAATGGAGTTCTCGACGATGTTCGTTCTAATGGTTGGCTCGACGCAATGAGATCATCTTCTCCTACTCACAAGAAAATATCTATGGATGTTGGTCACGGTGTCGCGTCTTCGGAAGCCGATGCTGCTTATTTAACCTGGCTG CTAGAGTTTCCATCCGCACTTTCGTCTTTTGAGCAAATTACTAACTGTGCTAAAGGGAAGAAAATAGCATTGTTTCTCGATTATGATGGGACTCTTTCGCCGATCGTTGACAATCCAGACCGAGCTTACATGTCCGATAAG ATGCGTGCCGCTGTTAAAAGCGTGGCAGAGTATTTTCCAACCGCAATAATTAGTGGAAGAAGTCGTGAAAAG GTACATGAATTTGTTGGCTTGACAGAACTCCATTATGCTGGTAGTCATGGAATGGACATTATCGGTCCTCTTAGAGAATCGGTATCTGATAATCACCCTAATTGCATTAGATCCACTGATAAGAAA GGTAAGGAAGTTAATTTATTCCAACCTGCTGCTGATTTCCTGCCTATGATTGATGAG GTAAGGATGTTGCTCGTTGAGTGTATAAGAGACATCAAAGGAGCGAAAATTGAGAATAATAAGTTTTGTGTCTCTGTACATTATCGTAATGTGGACGAAGAG AATTGGGATTTGGTGGCACAACGTGTTTATGATATTATGAAAGACTATCCACATTTACGATTAACTCACGGTCGGAAG GTCTTAGAGGTTCGACCGGTGATTGACTGGGACAAGGGAAAAGCTGTTACGTTTTTGCTAGAGTCACTTG GACTTAACGATGATGACGATGTTCTAGCTATATATATCGGGGATGATCGGACAGATGAAGATGCATTTAAG GTTTTGAGTGAGGTTAACAAAGGTTTCGGAATCTTAGTTTCTTCTGCGCCTAAAGAAAGCAATGCGGTTTACTCTCTTTGTGATCCTTCTGAG GTGATGGAATTTCTCAAGTCACTTGTGGCATGGAAATCAAACTCTTTAGAATAA